In the genome of Mangifera indica cultivar Alphonso chromosome 9, CATAS_Mindica_2.1, whole genome shotgun sequence, the window aaaaatgtgatttactcTTTTGAAAAAGGctaaaaaacttatttccactcaaggtttgttgcaaacctaaattaatatttactaatttttgaaaatttaaataccatCCTTCTATCAAAATTCatgttaaaagacaaaattatcatttaattaaaatattaaaaattactaaaaatatcgcattttccccctaggtttacaaatataacaatttatcttatttaatgtttgaaaagtgatcatttttcttttaaggttttttttcttctcttgtgACCTCGATTCTAGTTGACGACCATCTTTCGCACCCATTTCTCCTTCCAGATTTTGACTATCTCTCCTTCCTTTCGATGTTGATCATTACTAAAAGAAATTTGTTTAAACAATAAACGAATTGTTCAAATGAATTATCTTCGTTTTAACGATTCATCGCCATCTAAATAAAGATGAAGGGTCAAATGATAACATCTTttactctttaaaaaataaaaataataaaattatatatatttaattttaatatctaataatatattctaaataatataataattaaataattttaaaaaaaaataataaatgatattataataatgtattatataaatacccattttaattctaaaaaatggGCAAAAATCCAACCGCGTATCCATTTTTCTCTTGTGTATTCATTACACacttttctaaaattaaaaaatggttatattttctttctctctgtaTTTAGTCAACTAGGGCCGGCTCTAAGGTTgccctttttaattattatatttaaaaaagaaattcaaataatataaccataaattaaaaaataacattttgtatCTGGCTTTtcatctttattcttttaaaagaaattttcaatttcacgTCGTTTTTGTGTTGCTGGCTGTTGcatcctttttctttccttgtGATTTGACTCCGATATTTAACCATAATTGACTCTTCCTTCAAGTCCGCCCTGCTCCTCTTCTAAGTAAGAGTACACTTGAAAATCCAGACACttaaatctctctctctctcctctatTGGCGGACGCCAGTCCTcttttaaattcagtttaatCCCACCTCCCGTACGCTCGTTGTCACCGGCTCCGCCGGTTACCTCTTTCTACTCACTTACCTAACCAGTCACCTTTCGTACCTTTCCACCTCCCCAACCGGTTCCCGAGAACTTCTGAAGCTTTGTCTAGATTTGATCTCATGTCATTTGCttactataactaatattttcacGCCACGTGTCAAAATATCATCGGGCAGGTACGCAATGAACATCTCATTCTAGAGACTTCTAGGGGCATTTCAGGCTTTAAAGCGGACAACTTTAGAGagtttttccttttaataactGCCAGATCACTCTGTACTAGCATTTAATTCTGAAACGTAGAACACCCGATTCCTCCCATTCAAAAATTAACTTTCATGTAAGATGAATTTGGGTTGAATTTCTATAAAATTTGACCCCGATACACGGTTAAATTATTACACACCGATCTACATGTCGTTTCAGTACCGTCAAAAATTCACACAACCGACCAATTCTACGTCGCCACGTCATAGAAATAACATATTTATCCTTAGAACAAACCTCAAAATATGACGCGTCGTGATGTGACTGGTGGATTAAAAAGTAGAAGAACAATTAAAAACCACAGACAATCAAAATTCTCAGTGCGTTtgtctttaataattttaatttttctaggCGATTttatcaaaacacaaaatttaaaaattaaaattatttttttattctcagTTTATTTTTTCCCCTTCTTTTTTGATTGTcatgaaaggaagaaagaaagcaaAACTTGGGAAATGGGGAtatgataagaagaagaagctgaGTTCTTCTCTCTTCCTTACCAGATCTTAGTTGAAGTTCGAGTTGAAGAGTTGTCGTTTAGATCTGAGAAGtagtttgaagtttgaaaatagAAACTCTCTTTGCGTTATGGCttctccttctttctttctctgtgAACCGGTAAGATTCGCTTTCGTAATCTCATCTTTCACTTGCTTGTGTAGTTGTGATCACGTGTGTTTTCGTGCTGTGTCGATGAACACTTATTAATAAGGTCGTGCTTTTGATGTAATGAATGTGTGAGTGATCACATATTAGAAGATCCTTTGTTTTTTCGAAGTTTAATTAAGAAACGATGAGAATGAATGACAAAGATTTGGTTTCTATTAGATCTTTTACTTCTTTATAATTgattcttcttttgtttttgaatttgaagttttgACTTGTTTTAGTTTAGATCCATTTTTTTGTTCTGTTTGGTTCCGGAGAAAACACGGGAAATTTAGAGGGAAATCTTCTCTATTATGATAAATGAGAagattgattattaaatattcaatagcATGATGTTTGGTCACTTGAAAGCTTGTATAAAGTAAGCTGATAAATCTGAGTTTTTACGTGCGTGTGTTTTGACTCTCTGCTTGGTTTGGGAGATCATGCAAGAAAATGAGGGATAACGCGTAGAGGTTGCTTACAGAATATAAACAATTCCCGTTGTCACTTTTCTCTTTCCGATTTTGAGGTTGAATGGGATTTTGTGGTATCATGTGATAAACTACTTGCATACCGGTGATGCGTGACTTAGTTATTTTGTTGTCTACATTTGGTgcttttattttcaatcaatttgCCCTAAACTGTAAGTGGATGTTACATCTCCTGGCTTTTATTTCACTTCATCGATAGTCACAACTTAAACTCATCTATTTTATATCGAACTCTGTCTCTCTTCAATATATTAAGGGTTTTTTTACCGTTTATATACAGTTTATCTTTCCAGtcaatttatgaaattatgttTCTTCATGAGATGATTTAATTGATGAGATGTTTAATTTCAGCTAAATTTATAGCAAATGAAAGCATGTGCTGTGGACAGGAGCGGTTGAAGCTGACATCGCCTCAGACACCTTTGTTTATTCCTTTGACAAAAATAGACACACTAACAAAGACATGAATCGCTTGACAATCGAGACTGATGATACTTTTGCGAGCATACTTGAGCTTGCTGCCAACAATGACTTTGAGGGCTTCAAACGGACCATTGACTGTGATCCATCAGGTATTGATGAGATTGGATTATGGTATGGTAGACAGAAGGGCTCAAAGCAAATGGTTAATGAGCAGAGAACCCCTTTAATGGTTGCTGCTACATACGGTAGTATTGATATCATAAGACTGATTCTTTCCCAATCAGATGCTGATGTAAATCGGGCATGTGGTAATGATAAAAGCACTGCCCTTCATTGTGCTGCCTCAGGTGGGGCTTTAAATGCTGTTGATGTTGTTAAACTGCTTTTAGCTGCTGGTGCTGATCCGAATTTGGTAGATGCAAACGGTCATCGTCCTGTTGACATTATTATTGTTCCTCATAAGCTACAAGATGTGAGATTGGCTCTTGAAGAACTCCTTGCAGCTGATAGTTCTGTGGATGAGCGTAATCTTAGGGTGTCAACTGCtacatcaaattcaaattcaccGCCTCTTTCACCTTCTTTTGAAAATGGATCACCAACATTTGCGTTGGATTCTGCAGTAAAATCAAAGCTTAATGATGCTCCTACTTCTTATGCATCAGAGAAGAAAGAATATCCTATTGACCCGTCTCTCCCAGACATCAAAAACAGCATCTATTCTACTGATGAATTTCGGATGTACTCATTCAAGGTGCGGCCTTGTTCACGTGCATATTCCCATGATTGGACTGAGTGCCCATTTGTTCACCCAGGTGAAAACGCTCGGAGAAGGGATCCGAGAAAGTTTCATTACAGTTGTGTTCCTTGTCCTGATTTCAGAAAGGGGGCTTGTAGACGTGGGGATATGTGTGAGTATGCTCATGGTGTTTTTGAGTGTTGGCTTCACCCAGCTCAGTATCGAACCCGGCTTTGCAAAGATGGTACAAATTGTGCTAGGAGAGTTTGCTTCTTTGCACATACTCCTGACGAACTACGACCATTGTATGTGTCCACTGGTTCGGCTGTCCCTTCTCCTCGCTCAAGTACCATTGGCGCTACAGCCATGGACTTTGCTGCTGCATTGAGCCTTTTACCCGGCTCTCCTTCATCAGTGTCTGTCATGTCTCCGTCACCATTCACTCCACCGATGTCTCCATCTGCTAATGGCATGTCACACTCAAATGTTGGTTGGCCCCAACCAAATGTTCCAGCTTTGCATCTACCGGGAAGTAATCTTCAATCCAGTCGCTTGAGATCTTCTCTGAATGCAAGAGACATTCCTGCAGAAGATTTCAATATGCTTCCAGATTTTGATGTGCAGCAACAGCAGCGACTTAATGAGTTATCCAGCCTCTCACAGCCATCTCTGAGTTCTAACTCCTTGAACCGATCTGGTCGGCTGAAAGTTCTAACCCCATCAAATCTTGATGAACTCTTTTCTGCTGAGAGCTCATCTCCACATTACACTGATCAAGCGCTGGCTTCTGCTGTTTTCTCGCCAACACATAAATCTGCAGTTCTCAATCAATTTCAGCAGCAGCCGAGCATGTTATCACCCATCAACACAAATTTCTCTCCAAAGACTGTTGATCACCCTCTATTGCAGGCCTCTTTTGGGGTGCCATCATCTGGAAGGATGTCTCCTCGGAATGTGGAACCTATATCTCCAATGAGTCCTCGAATGGTATGGTTAGCCCAACGGGAGAAGCAGCAACATTTTCGCAGCCTTAGCTCTCGAGAACTTGGCGTCAACTCCACTGCAGCTATTGGTTCCCCAGTAAATTCTTGGTCAAAATGGGGTTCATCAAATGGGAAACCAGATTGGGCTGTAACTACAGATGAATTGGGTAAGCATAGGAGATCGTCTTCATTTGAGCTTGGCAATAGTGAAGAGCCCGATTTATCATGGGTTCAGTCACTTGTTAAAGAATCTCCCACTGATATGAAAGAAAAGCTGACAACACCTTCTTCAGGTGTGGCCGCTGCCCCTTCTTCAAGCGAGGGTTCAAATATGAATCCCCTAATTGAATCAGTTGATCATGCTGTTTTGGGAGCATGGATCGAGCAAATGCAGCTTGACCAACTCGTGGCTCAgcaaaattgaaactttttggtaaataatgtgtttttttttgggttaaagtCGAAGAAAGATGTGCGAGAGTAACAGAATCAGAAACAAGAAAATGACGAGGGAAGAAAGTagtttgaaaaggaaaatttattATCACCATTTATTATTGCAACAGAagttaggaaaaaaaaagaaaggtgaGGAGAAACCTCTGGGTTTTATTCAAAAGATTAAAATCCCGggctagttttttttttttttttttttaatcttaatattctCAAATTCGAAAGACCtattattgtcatttttttcCTTGGAAAATGAGCAACTTTCAATGAAATTAAGAGCTCTTTGTTTTGATTATCCTCCGTTTTCTGCCATAGTCACTATCTTAGGAGATTAAGAAAAGAAGATGGGGTGAAGACGTTTCAAGAAGAGAGAGGTTAGAAGTTGTGTTGTTTGGTTGGTCCAATTTTTGGGGATGACAAGGGAAAATTTTGCTTCTCTTACTGTAGTTTGGAAATCAATAATTGTTGGGGGAAGCAATGAGACTCGCATAATGATGTAAcgttaaactttaatttattgctattattattattattattattattattattctaaattcCTGTATTCTATTAatactttttcttgcatttaGTTGTTGTATTGATTATCTTGCAATAATGTAATTTTGGATGGAAGATTGTGAATTGTGATCTGGTGGAAGTGGATTCTAAATCCCACTATTTTgggaattctttttttttctttaaatttatctgGGAATTTATGGTTGGGTTCGTAAAAACTTTATGATAGTGTGGGTATTATTCCTCACGTGTATAAAACTATGCTCTCTAACACTACACCGAGTCCAACCGAACAGAATTCTAGCCGAGTATTTTGggtaatgatttatttattggGCAATTTTACCTACAAAGGATAAATTTCactatatttgatattatcaacaTTGactattttaacaattattgaGAAGggattttcaataattttagagCCTTTTGCGACTTGTAATACattgaaacttaaaataaaagaaacaaagaagacAAGCAAAAGAAACAATGTGAAGAATGAttgttaattgataaataagaaGCTTTATTTTGGAGCAAAGTGGGGAGAATAGTTGAAGCATGAAAGATGAATTAGGTTGGATGGTGTCATATTCAAAAGGGTTTTTGTTTGgttattgaaaatgatttgattGTATGGACCCTTGACAAACAACATGTTAcgtcaagttttttttttttaaagggtttGGTAAATTCTACTTTATGGATTTACTTTTTACTGTAAAGGAGGTGATattctgtttttatttgttctTCCGcttgataaaaagaaagaaagatgaaatgaaTGGTTTTGTCATTGACAAtgagattttattttcaagCTTCTTTGAGTTGTTTCCACTTGTGCTAAGAGATAATTTTCTTGCATCTCATATAATTTGTTGGGGGTTTAAAATTTGGTCCATTTATATAGTATAGggcaaattaaatttatattatagaaatttggtataaaaaaacaaggaaaacaaGTAACAATAAGTAcacaattttaaacaattaaattatgtgtaaGGTGTGAGTGGAGGAGGAATTAAGAAGTTTCAAGCAACAAATCCTCATTAATTAGAGAGTTAAAAGGGGTACTGGTTTGGTGGGTAAGTTATTGATgtgattttggtaataaaattttccattttggGTACCCATAAATGCATTTGTAAGCAtcaactttcatatttttttaatttttcagctCTAGGCTATCCCTTCTTATTATTGATCTATCTTCCACATAATAAGTTTACACTTTAGGAGGCATACTAGTACATGTTGGTTCATATCCCACAAAATTCTCATGACAGAAAAGAAAGACTTATACTTCCAcaacattaaagaaaaatataatacacCATATTTGGTCAAATTGAAGGGATTTTGAAAGGTGTTGGCAatcatttggtttaaaaaactagaTCTAAAAATAACCCCATATGAAATCATTTGCATTGCAATTGAAATGTACATGGCAAAGGACTAGTTTAGGGAAATTTGGTCCAGCAAATTAAATTGGAATATCAGAATAAATAGTAAAGTTGGGTAGTGTTTGGTGTGGTTGAGCCAATAATCATAGGCCAGTGCAATTATAGGGTTGTATTTTGGTTACCAAATGAATGTCCCAAAAGAAGACCAGTACTACTATCAGTCAGTCTCCTTCCAaccacataattttattacaaatacttgatttttaaatataatttttttacctgGAAgttgtatttattgatgatgCCATATTTATGgtgatgatattattattattattattatatatgaaaaaattgtgGATATTTCCATATTTTATCAATGAGAGTGCAGAGCAGAGCCTCACAGCTAGCCATGGGTAAACATAAGAAGCTCAACATGCACATGCAGAAGTAATTATAGGTTAATATTGATGCCAGATAGACAAATCTTTCTATAATATCCATGGGGAAATTGCTAACACTCATGTAGCCAATAGAATTTATGACTTAGTGTTAAGACAGTTCAAGCTTTTAGGTCATCAGTCCAATGACCTTTAGAGAggaccaaacaaaaaaaaaaagagtagaaATTGTTGCATTCACTCAAGTAGCAACCAGGAAAGATCTGACTATTATTTGACTAGCTGACTACACCAAATTATACCAGTGGCAGCTTGCTTCTATCAACATGATGGCTTGACTGCCTTCATATATTATTACTCTGATACTATATACATATGCTGTTTGAAGATACCAGGAATGAAGACAAACCAATCATTCCTGAATGCTTTTTCATTTCTGCTTATCCCAGTAAGATGATTGTTCGAAATAACACATGCAAATGAACAACATTTGGATTTACAAGAATGAAAGAATACCATTCAAACCCTGAGAAAGTTCCAAGGTCCCGCCCCAGTTCCTATCCTGCAGATGTAAGATGCTCGCTTGTTAAGGGACTTTTCACTTTTCCAGATTAAGTCAAGACAATCCTTGATGTAAGTTAAAATCATTAGTTGATAATCTTTCTCTTTGAAACATGTAAAGAGAAGCTATTTGTTACCATGAAAAAGAATATAGCAGTAAATGAAGGAAATGCTTGTTCCTTGGACACCTTGAGAGCTCAGGCAAGTGTATAATATTCTATATCTTGAAGAATATAAGCAGTCAATTAGAAACCTTACCTAAAAAATCCGGCAAAAGAAcgcaaaatcatataaatggaTAAAGCAATCCAGATGCCAATATAACCATGAGTTGAGGAAAGTATGAACAAGCACAGGATGCTGATTACTGCCACTGCAACCTAAGAGTGAAGAAAGAGAGGATTTAGACAGAAATAAAGCCAACCAAGAATCAGATACAAGAGACCTTTAAATAATTGCATAcaaatgattgattattgtgAAAATAACGATATATACAatgaattcataaaaatattagatGTCTACCTTTAATCAAGTATTGTGTAAATGAAGATTATGCAGAATGAAGAGGTACACATGTGAAGCACTAACCACAGATGAAACTTATTAATTGCGGTAACAGCAAATGGCCTTTACAAATTAAACTTACCATTGAGTAGGCAGAATATGCATAATCAGATGCTCCATAGTTGATTCCATCAAAAATGAAGGCTAATGCATTGATGGGTTGAGTCACTGCAATAAACTAATcggccaaaagaaaaaaattaattccagTACAGTCTGTTGTCAATTGAATGGAATGAAGAACACTCATTTTGTAAATTTGGGAAGCGTAAAGAGGAATACCGGAGTGGTTACACTGATAAGTTGCAAAACACTGACTTCTGTTGTAAATAATCTGGAACCATAAGGTAACCCAAACATAATTGTGACTGAGAACACTAGCCCCAGAATGAAGCCAAGCTGCATATAGAGCCACAGCATTTTTAATCCAGAATAAAACAGAAGGAGATagtacttaatttaaaataatagcaTACCTGCAATACATGAGAGGCAGTGGTTCTAGCCTTGTCATAATCTCTCTTCACGAATGCGCTTGCAAGGATTGTCTGATAATAGGCAGAAACCAGTTACAGTCCACTATgtataaatttacaaaatgagAGACACAAGAGGAAGTTTAATCTGAAAAGAGATGCAGATGTCAGAAACTGATATTACATAAATTTACAAAAGGATGACATTTCAGTATCCCTAGAAGCAGTTGCagtttttacatatttattctAATTCCCATCACTGCctgaaacaaaataaacttgTGAATAGAAAGTTTAACTGAGAATGACCATAAGTTCGCATTACGGTGTACAGAACTCCAAATCTAAAGAGGAATACTGCATATGCTGCTTAGAGAATGGCAAACTGTGATATGAAGCCTGCatcaaaaaatctttaaatgttttatattctCTTTTGCAGCCTGTACCGAGCTCCACTGAAATCTTAACATTAAATCCTAACAATTTAACAAGCCCTCAGTCTAATTATGATCTGAAAAAGAATCCATAAAGTTTGTGGTTAAATATATTGAACGCTGAGCAAACTCTCGATATTTACTTTTGAGGCCAAGAGGACtacacaaaatttaacaaagagacattattattgaaaacaaaGGAATTCCACAGACCCAGGAAAACTGAGAACCTGATAATTTTCGTTAAGCCTTTTATACATTTACACTCCAAGAAATTATTACTTCCATCACACTCATGAAACTTCTTTCATTAAGATGACATGTCTCCATCAGGAAAAAGCTTGCACTTGCattatttctttcttgttttatcATGTTCCTTAAAACACATCAATCTGTTTATCCTTTTGGCCCTTTGTCACATCAGGTTCCATACTGCAtaataaataaaccaaattttcttttcacaGTACATCGATGAGTTCCCATTCTAGACCACCAAAAAGAACTTTCTACTCTCTATGTGAAAATAATTCTTACTTGTGCAGAAACTGCGAGCCCATCCGCTAGTAAAGATGTGGCCAGCCAAATCTGCAAGCAAATCTGGAATGCAGCCATTGTTGTTGACCCCTGCCTTGCAGCCAATGATGCTGATAGGGTCACACAAAATGTTACAGCTATTACCCTTACCATTAGCAGAAATCCTGAAAACGGACACTCAAAGAAGTCACAAATAGATAAGTAAATAATGTCTTAGTTTGTGTTGTGATGATAACTAGAAGATTATGCGCAGAGAAAAATAGTAAATgcttattcaaaaattaaaaaaaaaaaaagaaaaggataaaAACGGAGGTGGGGGAGAAAACAAGCTATAACACCAACTGTGTTCACACCGCAATGTTTAGGATATGTGAATTAGTCTGGCAATAGAAATGAGCACAAAGAAAGATGGTGAACTGCCAGAGCAATAGCTGCATggtaaactttttaatttaatatcagcTGACTCTTATTAAAGAGGCGAAACACTGATACATGCATAATATCTGGTAGTTGGAAATAAATCTTATGAATCTATGACAACTTGAACATGAAAGCTATCAGAATATGGTACTTAGAGTTCAGGTGCACTTTTCCGATTAATGAAGATAGCctattaaagatatattagcCTACAATATATCATTCAGATTGTCTattcactaataaaaatttcacaattagCAAAAACATATAGTCTTTATTCTATGAATATGAAAGAGAGTATAAAGTGAAAATTTGAACTCTCATCACTTTTAGGAAGtatggaagaaaattttgaaatagaaaCCAACTTTGTAGCTCACCATTTTTAAGAAACCGATCAAATTGTAGATCTTTGAAACTTGGTGGCAACAGATcaactttttcaattaatttccaCAAGAGTATCAGGGAAATCAAGTACCTGTTGAAATGCACAGGATAATCAAGGTGAAGATCAAggtatttttagaaataatattgTAGCATGACCATGGAGTCAGAAATGAGAAAACTAGATTCTGTCTGCAAAAATGTAGAACTTACTGGGAAATTACATGAGCAATGGCTGCACCACTAACGCCCATACggaatacaaaaataaatattgggTCTAAAACCACGTTTGCTAGATCTCCCACaactacaagaaaaaaaaaaaaccaaattagaTGAAAATGAGCTACAAAGTAAGTCAATATGTATTATTCCATATTGTTTTAAACATCCTCAGGAGAAAAATGATTCCATATTGTTCTCTATACAAGGCATCAGCTGGAATGGAGATATTACCacagaagaaaattaaaaaatatggtaaacACCACCCCAGTTCTTGAAGCAACAATGTTTCACATGCAATGCATAAACccatatcaaattaaaatccaAAACAGATTAACAAATTCAATTTCTAGAGCATAATGAAATGACTTCCTTTGTATGGGATTTTCAACATACATTTGCATGTCACCATTGTctaacaacaaataaaaaattaccagaaCGTTAGAGGAGTAAAAAGGCTTGAAGAGAAGGCTCTGCTTACCGGTAGCATATAATGGAGTTTTAGTATCCTTAAATCCTCGAAAGATCCCTTGCATGgataaagagagaagaagagaaggaGCACCAATTGACCTCAATGTCAAGTATTTCTGAGCAGGCCTTATCATAGGAGAATCCTGCACATTCAAAATTAGCCTACTACCATTACTCCTGACATTAGTATCAGAAAGACAGTTGGAGTAACTAAGGATATCAGATCAACCTTATCAAAAAGAGAAATCCTTAGAAAACTTTGTCTAGAAAGATAAATCATTAGAAAAAATTGTCTAGAAAGAACTTGTGAGTACAAAGGGCCTCAATGTTCTGCTATTTAAAATGAACACTCACAGATTTTACACCCATATAGTTTAAGATAGGTTTGGCAGCCAGAATGAGGAATAAAGCTTGAATGAGCCCAAGCACAGTACCAATAACCATTGCCACAGAAGCTGATGGAATATGCCTTCTCTCATGCTCAGTTTCGCTCCTTTGTGTATAAGCACTGCTTATGGATGACATCTTGGATGAAGATTCTGGTTGTTGGGATCACCCGTATAATAATGTTAGCGACAGAAAATTGCAGAAAGGCATATGAAGAGAGTAACTTTTGTATACATTTGACCATTGTCTGAGAATGCTATCAACCATACAATAGCATGATCCTTCAACAACATATGAGAGAAAGAATAGGAAAGCTTACTGACTAGATGTATCAGCTCTTCCATTTCCTTAT includes:
- the LOC123225716 gene encoding zinc finger CCCH domain-containing protein 30-like, translating into MNRLTIETDDTFASILELAANNDFEGFKRTIDCDPSGIDEIGLWYGRQKGSKQMVNEQRTPLMVAATYGSIDIIRLILSQSDADVNRACGNDKSTALHCAASGGALNAVDVVKLLLAAGADPNLVDANGHRPVDIIIVPHKLQDVRLALEELLAADSSVDERNLRVSTATSNSNSPPLSPSFENGSPTFALDSAVKSKLNDAPTSYASEKKEYPIDPSLPDIKNSIYSTDEFRMYSFKVRPCSRAYSHDWTECPFVHPGENARRRDPRKFHYSCVPCPDFRKGACRRGDMCEYAHGVFECWLHPAQYRTRLCKDGTNCARRVCFFAHTPDELRPLYVSTGSAVPSPRSSTIGATAMDFAAALSLLPGSPSSVSVMSPSPFTPPMSPSANGMSHSNVGWPQPNVPALHLPGSNLQSSRLRSSLNARDIPAEDFNMLPDFDVQQQQRLNELSSLSQPSLSSNSLNRSGRLKVLTPSNLDELFSAESSSPHYTDQALASAVFSPTHKSAVLNQFQQQPSMLSPINTNFSPKTVDHPLLQASFGVPSSGRMSPRNVEPISPMSPRMVWLAQREKQQHFRSLSSRELGVNSTAAIGSPVNSWSKWGSSNGKPDWAVTTDELGKHRRSSSFELGNSEEPDLSWVQSLVKESPTDMKEKLTTPSSGVAAAPSSSEGSNMNPLIESVDHAVLGAWIEQMQLDQLVAQQN
- the LOC123224931 gene encoding protein DETOXIFICATION 42-like isoform X1; protein product: MSLSSPPQLVPYRDVVEFEGAIQHLLKNVSRMPLFLFFKKSRNIFKKDELGLEIAKIALPATLALAADPVASLIDTAFIGHIGPVELAAVGVSIAVFNQVSRITIFPLVSVTTSFVAEEDTIGKLNAEAQEDENLEKGFTTNKEMEELIHLVKSSSKMSSISSAYTQRSETEHERRHIPSASVAMVIGTVLGLIQALFLILAAKPILNYMGVKSDSPMIRPAQKYLTLRSIGAPSLLLSLSMQGIFRGFKDTKTPLYATVVGDLANVVLDPIFIFVFRMGVSGAAIAHVISQYLISLILLWKLIEKVDLLPPSFKDLQFDRFLKNGFLLMVRVIAVTFCVTLSASLAARQGSTTMAAFQICLQIWLATSLLADGLAVSAQTILASAFVKRDYDKARTTASHVLQLGFILGLVFSVTIMFGLPYGSRLFTTEVSVLQLISVTTPFIAVTQPINALAFIFDGINYGASDYAYSAYSMVAVAVISILCLFILSSTHGYIGIWIALSIYMILRSFAGFFRIGTGAGPWNFLRV
- the LOC123224931 gene encoding protein DETOXIFICATION 42-like isoform X2, whose product is MPLFLFFKKSRNIFKKDELGLEIAKIALPATLALAADPVASLIDTAFIGHIGPVELAAVGVSIAVFNQVSRITIFPLVSVTTSFVAEEDTIGKLNAEAQEDENLEKGFTTNKEMEELIHLVKSSSKMSSISSAYTQRSETEHERRHIPSASVAMVIGTVLGLIQALFLILAAKPILNYMGVKSDSPMIRPAQKYLTLRSIGAPSLLLSLSMQGIFRGFKDTKTPLYATVVGDLANVVLDPIFIFVFRMGVSGAAIAHVISQYLISLILLWKLIEKVDLLPPSFKDLQFDRFLKNGFLLMVRVIAVTFCVTLSASLAARQGSTTMAAFQICLQIWLATSLLADGLAVSAQTILASAFVKRDYDKARTTASHVLQLGFILGLVFSVTIMFGLPYGSRLFTTEVSVLQLISVTTPFIAVTQPINALAFIFDGINYGASDYAYSAYSMVAVAVISILCLFILSSTHGYIGIWIALSIYMILRSFAGFFRIGTGAGPWNFLRV